A single Criblamydia sequanensis CRIB-18 DNA region contains:
- a CDS encoding metal ABC transporter ATP-binding protein, whose amino-acid sequence MNEMNEDELKHFSLVVNNLTVSYGKTVALWDINLAIPKAKIVGIIGPNGAGKSTFLKAVIDLITPLSGKIQFFGESFKEAYRKIAYVPQRESVDWDFPVTVEQLVTMGRYGKLGLFNRPKKADFAASEHYLKLVGIESFAKRQISQLSGGQQQRAFLARALVQDADIYFLDEPFSGIDIASEKIIMGLLHDLRDQGKTVFIVHHDLNTVKSYFDWLILLNVRLIASGPTDVTFTTEKLYQAYGKSYSLFEEANKLSESKLEGFK is encoded by the coding sequence ATGAATGAAATGAACGAAGATGAGCTTAAGCATTTTTCATTAGTCGTTAATAATTTGACGGTAAGCTATGGAAAAACTGTCGCGCTCTGGGATATCAATCTCGCCATACCTAAAGCTAAAATAGTCGGCATTATCGGCCCTAATGGAGCCGGTAAAAGTACTTTCTTGAAAGCTGTCATCGACCTCATTACCCCCTTATCCGGAAAAATCCAGTTCTTTGGAGAGTCTTTTAAAGAGGCGTATCGAAAAATTGCCTACGTTCCCCAAAGAGAGAGTGTAGATTGGGATTTCCCTGTCACAGTCGAGCAGCTTGTCACTATGGGAAGGTATGGAAAGCTTGGACTTTTTAATAGGCCAAAAAAAGCCGACTTTGCAGCAAGCGAACACTATTTAAAGCTTGTCGGAATAGAATCTTTTGCAAAAAGACAGATCAGCCAACTTTCAGGCGGCCAGCAGCAAAGGGCGTTTCTTGCAAGAGCCCTTGTTCAGGATGCCGATATCTATTTTCTAGATGAACCTTTTTCAGGCATTGATATTGCAAGTGAAAAAATCATTATGGGCCTGCTCCATGATTTAAGAGATCAAGGAAAGACCGTTTTTATTGTCCATCATGACCTAAATACGGTTAAAAGCTATTTTGATTGGCTTATTCTTTTAAATGTCAGGCTTATTGCATCCGGGCCGACAGATGTTACTTTCACTACCGAAAAATTATATCAAGCCTATGGAAAGAGTTATTCTTTATTTGAAGAGGCAAATAAGCTGTCTGAATCAAAGCTCGAAGGGTTTAAATAG
- a CDS encoding metal ABC transporter solute-binding protein, Zn/Mn family, which translates to MRLIRAFSFIVLLICSFSCAQNNSRQNDLKKWFESNGKIKILTTTRMIHDLVKEIGGDKVDTLPLIIGELDPHSYQLVKGDDEKIARADLIFFNGLNLEHGPSLKQLLYEKKNAYAIGDYLKETHPEEVLYLGKEVDPHIWMDVSLFAKTIPVITEALSKQDPANKEFYKERSFNLEKELKELHLSVKNILHEVPEEKRYLVTSHDAFNYFARAYLATDEEVKTGSWSKRFQAPEGLAPDSQLSLQDINFIINHLRTYNIEVIFPESNVSQNSLKKIVEAIEAKGGVIRIANCSLYADAMGKEGSRGDSYLKMLRYDAELIASNLFPQKGGILKCNE; encoded by the coding sequence ATGCGTTTGATTAGGGCTTTTTCTTTTATTGTTCTTCTTATTTGTTCGTTTTCTTGCGCTCAAAATAATTCCCGCCAGAATGATCTAAAAAAATGGTTTGAGTCAAACGGTAAAATAAAAATTTTAACTACCACTCGAATGATCCATGATCTCGTTAAGGAAATCGGGGGCGATAAGGTTGATACTCTGCCTTTAATTATTGGAGAGCTTGACCCTCACTCCTATCAATTGGTAAAAGGGGATGACGAAAAGATTGCCCGTGCCGATTTGATTTTTTTTAATGGCCTTAATTTAGAACACGGACCAAGTTTAAAGCAGCTGCTTTATGAAAAAAAGAATGCCTATGCGATTGGGGACTATTTAAAGGAAACTCACCCTGAAGAGGTCCTATATCTAGGAAAAGAAGTGGACCCTCATATTTGGATGGACGTTTCTTTATTTGCAAAAACCATTCCTGTTATTACAGAGGCCCTTTCTAAACAAGATCCGGCTAATAAAGAGTTTTATAAAGAGAGATCTTTCAATCTTGAAAAAGAACTAAAAGAGCTTCACCTCTCAGTGAAAAACATTTTGCATGAGGTCCCGGAAGAAAAGAGATACCTTGTCACAAGCCATGACGCTTTTAATTATTTCGCAAGAGCCTATCTTGCTACAGATGAAGAAGTTAAGACAGGTTCATGGAGCAAAAGATTCCAAGCGCCGGAAGGCCTTGCACCCGATAGCCAGTTAAGTTTGCAAGACATTAATTTTATTATTAATCATCTTAGGACCTATAATATTGAAGTGATTTTCCCAGAATCGAATGTTTCCCAAAACTCGCTTAAAAAAATTGTCGAAGCCATTGAAGCAAAAGGGGGCGTTATTCGCATTGCGAACTGTTCTCTTTATGCCGATGCTATGGGAAAAGAAGGGTCAAGAGGCGATTCCTATCTAAAAATGCTTCGATATGATGCCGAGTTAATCGCCTCGAATCTCTTTCCTCAAAAGGGAGGCATTTTGAAATGCAATGAATGA
- a CDS encoding DUF971 domain-containing protein — MGSLKPLLKKIWQKDRHHFVIEWTDGLIGEYNLSDLEKKCPCALCSESQETKIRQETSATKIKSVGRYALRIQFTKGCSMGIYDYEFLYGLAKEGKACV; from the coding sequence ATGGGAAGTCTTAAACCTCTTTTAAAAAAAATCTGGCAAAAAGATAGGCATCATTTCGTTATAGAGTGGACAGATGGACTGATTGGAGAGTACAATTTGAGCGATCTTGAAAAAAAATGCCCTTGCGCTCTTTGCTCTGAATCTCAAGAGACGAAGATAAGGCAGGAGACTTCTGCTACCAAGATAAAAAGCGTTGGAAGGTATGCGTTACGCATTCAATTTACTAAAGGCTGCTCTATGGGCATCTATGACTATGAATTCTTGTATGGACTTGCAAAAGAGGGAAAAGCATGCGTTTGA
- a CDS encoding Mrp/NBP35 family ATP-binding protein has protein sequence MPLPLYEKKEPKTKYIAVAAGKGGVGKSTLTAQLGFALKKLGFKVGLLDGDIYGPSLRKMLPEDKLPFQKDGKIMPALALGLKVLSLAHFRPDEKAAIVRAPIATGIISQFINDADWGDLDYLLIDFPPGTGDIPLTICQKIPLFGAVLITTPQAVSLLDVKKALLSFEEMGVPILGIVENLSYFEEASGVKSYPFGKKGGESLSLASGYPLLGEIPIDEEVSKASDLGKSLCDASFHGPAKSAIESIGKALIKEIEILNKNDLALKSFELEWKEM, from the coding sequence ATGCCGCTGCCTCTCTATGAAAAAAAAGAGCCTAAGACCAAATACATTGCCGTAGCTGCCGGGAAAGGGGGGGTTGGAAAATCCACTCTAACGGCTCAGCTCGGGTTTGCTCTTAAAAAACTTGGTTTTAAAGTTGGGCTTCTCGATGGCGATATTTATGGACCCTCTTTACGAAAAATGCTACCTGAAGACAAGCTTCCTTTCCAAAAAGATGGCAAAATAATGCCGGCTCTTGCTTTAGGATTAAAGGTTTTATCTCTCGCCCATTTTAGACCCGATGAAAAAGCAGCTATTGTAAGAGCTCCTATCGCCACGGGGATCATCTCTCAATTTATTAACGATGCCGATTGGGGAGATCTTGATTATCTTTTGATCGATTTTCCTCCTGGCACAGGCGATATTCCCTTAACAATTTGTCAAAAAATACCGCTTTTTGGTGCCGTTTTAATTACAACGCCTCAGGCAGTTTCTCTTTTAGATGTTAAAAAGGCGCTTCTTTCCTTTGAAGAAATGGGGGTTCCGATTCTTGGAATCGTTGAAAACTTAAGCTACTTTGAAGAAGCAAGCGGGGTCAAAAGCTACCCGTTTGGAAAAAAAGGGGGGGAATCTTTAAGTCTTGCTAGCGGATACCCTTTGCTTGGTGAAATTCCAATAGACGAGGAGGTTTCAAAGGCCTCGGATCTTGGAAAAAGTTTATGTGACGCAAGTTTTCATGGACCTGCAAAATCGGCCATTGAGTCCATTGGAAAAGCTTTAATTAAAGAAATCGAGATCCTGAATAAAAACGATTTAGCCTTAAAAAGCTTTGAACTTGAGTGGAAGGAGATGTAA
- a CDS encoding NTP/NDP exchange transporter gives MSEDVKAEFGKIRSFLWPVHNYELKKLLPMFIIFFFISFNYTVLRDTKDTLIVTSSGAESIPFLKFWGVVPCAILFMLIYAKLSNVLSKEKLFYVTITPFLVFFGLFALVLYPYRDVLHPNESMDWLQAHLPQGMSGLVACFRNWTYSLFYILSELWGSAVLSLMFWGFANDIMRVTEAKRFYTLLGLGANVALLFSGQAIAYFSDIRKYLPPDVDAWQISLNYLMSMVVIAGIGVIATYWWMQRNVLTDKRYFDPENMEKKTKKPKAKLSIMESFAYLAKSNYILCIALLVIAYGICINLVEVTWKGELKKQYPNPNDYSTFMGRFSQMTGFVTIIMMFIGGWIIRKKGWGFAAAITPTVLLLTGIGFFSFVIFSDSLQHYITMLGTTPLFLAVMFGTAQNIMSKSSKYSLFDPTKEMSYIPLDQEAKVKGKAAIDVVGARLGKSGGSLIQQILLVGFGSLAAITPYIAICMIATIIVWLFAVKSLNKQFVELTGEKAQTGAQEAQPAKA, from the coding sequence ATGTCAGAAGACGTAAAAGCAGAATTTGGCAAGATTCGCTCATTTTTATGGCCGGTCCATAATTATGAATTGAAAAAGCTATTGCCTATGTTCATTATTTTCTTTTTCATTTCATTTAACTACACTGTTTTGAGAGATACAAAAGACACACTTATTGTCACATCCTCCGGTGCAGAATCTATTCCATTCCTAAAATTTTGGGGAGTTGTTCCTTGCGCTATCCTCTTTATGTTGATATACGCAAAACTTAGCAACGTTCTCAGCAAAGAAAAGCTCTTTTATGTAACTATTACACCTTTTCTCGTATTCTTTGGTTTGTTTGCTCTTGTACTCTACCCTTACCGCGATGTTTTACATCCAAACGAAAGCATGGATTGGCTCCAAGCACATCTTCCGCAAGGGATGTCCGGACTTGTAGCTTGCTTTAGAAACTGGACTTACTCCCTTTTCTACATTCTTTCCGAACTTTGGGGAAGCGCTGTTCTATCTCTTATGTTTTGGGGCTTTGCAAATGACATCATGCGTGTGACTGAAGCAAAACGTTTCTACACACTTCTTGGCCTCGGTGCAAACGTAGCTCTTCTTTTCTCCGGCCAAGCGATTGCGTACTTCTCTGACATCCGTAAATACCTTCCTCCAGATGTCGATGCATGGCAAATCTCACTAAACTACCTGATGTCGATGGTGGTCATAGCAGGCATAGGCGTCATTGCAACTTACTGGTGGATGCAACGAAATGTCTTAACAGACAAACGCTATTTCGATCCTGAAAACATGGAAAAGAAGACAAAAAAACCAAAAGCAAAATTATCCATCATGGAAAGCTTTGCTTACCTTGCAAAATCAAACTATATCCTTTGCATAGCTCTTCTTGTTATAGCTTACGGTATCTGCATTAACCTTGTAGAAGTTACCTGGAAAGGAGAACTTAAAAAGCAATATCCTAACCCGAATGATTACAGCACGTTTATGGGAAGGTTCTCTCAGATGACAGGCTTTGTAACCATTATCATGATGTTTATCGGGGGATGGATTATCCGTAAAAAAGGATGGGGCTTTGCAGCAGCAATCACACCAACTGTCCTCCTTTTAACAGGTATCGGCTTCTTCTCCTTTGTAATTTTCAGCGATTCCCTGCAACACTATATCACTATGCTTGGAACCACGCCTCTTTTCCTAGCTGTAATGTTTGGAACGGCTCAAAATATTATGAGCAAGTCAAGCAAGTACTCTCTTTTTGATCCGACTAAGGAAATGTCATATATCCCGCTTGATCAAGAAGCAAAAGTTAAAGGAAAAGCTGCTATCGATGTGGTCGGCGCAAGGCTTGGAAAATCGGGTGGCTCCCTAATCCAGCAAATTCTCCTTGTAGGATTTGGATCTCTTGCTGCTATCACACCCTATATTGCGATATGCATGATAGCAACCATTATTGTTTGGCTTTTCGCTGTTAAATCCTTAAACAAGCAATTCGTCGAATTAACCGGCGAAAAAGCGCAAACCGGCGCGCAAGAAGCACAGCCTGCAAAAGCGTAA
- a CDS encoding protein translocase subunit SecDF, which translates to MEKQKRWQLYLIIAVIALTLYNILPTIFFYTKPLKSPVDERRANAISEKIVGRVNELEEDSIEWLQSFTKHIGVHPSSIKVDDKDSSLIMVHFESQNEANLFRRLLPSAGALIPFVPSQLEIYGGSDEDLKSVIVLRQIGFRLQDQDIPTLFKYSTKYDKNGAINSFYRNIVNDRVSTIALSFGGESQMARRIQELQSLSDEEAIESASQIAKEIIDAERALGRSDPIFKRWLKSFGLTNAASSKELITGFIAKSELLQGALSRKEETLNKELKQAIKNEELIDGSIEDSLKITANQKKALNDANEVLKRNSDLFAQNLKPLTETEIDSLLKESIKASKLDARQIISLKNTNPFVEALIIDWSNDKISLEFYPDIQKIRSSIPSSEAESYVKDKVGDLIINDIARASSISDESIQPSGDTFAVSTSTLTSPYALLALDLGALANKMGDQFLNQIKSGWSPTHPDLTDKNYPISTYEEYKKLSKQDQKLGLLVYVPSVSQNRLPDLKKGSIYIIAKGLDSIASTYRDNSKAENAEAFSKDVKQLTDMLKRSGFIGYPGSSLGGDSPFAKDYIFELEDYYSNLVKATRENFTVKGSKRYAVLDLTDVEQRILAENKIEDRMQEDLLKWKDEYQASLVSQNPNARLLVPPPTENPYWQNFKISLAKYFRGDDRKILKWGLDLSGGKTVRIGLKDSSGQTVTNPDDLKQAVNELYTRINKMGVSERTIRIENNNIILDFPSSQGLSAAELIKASAMHFHIVNEKFSTTNPEMREAISTFLQQVWNEAVVTNRKDIESINEIAWKHLGGDEITDTIQPRGENAKFLFENGLRLANLRTQPLSHAFDDTLSSIGMIKGDDFSDWFGQTNPLMVVFHNYALEGASLTDVQVGYDPKDGNALSFQVKGSYDNAEGNPRTDFYAWTSQFSQDQIRGTPKASYTRGEGWRMAVILNGRIISMPSLKAALRDGGSISGRFSQREIDQLAADLKAGSLSFTPRILSEQNVSPELGKEERTKGIFASIIAICLVVALMCGYYRFAGLVACIAVFFNILIMWGVLQNLGAALTLPGIAGIVLTIGMAVDANVLVFERYKEEYKISGRVGPAIQAAYSKAFSAIVDSNVTTIIAALILLQFDSGPIKGFAVTLIIGIISSMFTALFMTRYFFTGWVKRNKDKPLNMSDWIGKTNFNFLAQTKKAVITTFIVLLLGSYFFISQRNNIFGMDFLGGYALTVELKEDPAIDSYRLDAKEALVNAGLQSNEVDVRQLSRPNQLKIELSTALEEPGRVFHGMPETIENPGSAYLFEHNPRLTWIVEALNKAGLSIPDSQLKQLDSNWTVMSGQFSDAMRNNAIIALFLALVSILIYITLRFEFKYAISAVIGLAHDVLITLGIIALFNKLGFPVQINLEIVGAIMTIIGYSLNDTIIIFDRIREELKLHRKWKFEDVVNYALNITLSRTMMTSGSTLLVLLALVLFGGQSIFGFALVMTIGVIVGTLSSLFIAAPVLIYFHNREEHQTEDKSALKPT; encoded by the coding sequence ATGGAAAAACAAAAGCGTTGGCAGCTCTATCTTATCATTGCAGTGATCGCTCTCACGCTCTACAATATTCTTCCAACCATATTTTTTTATACAAAACCTTTAAAATCCCCTGTGGATGAGAGAAGGGCTAATGCAATTTCAGAAAAAATTGTTGGCAGAGTGAACGAGCTAGAAGAAGACTCTATAGAGTGGCTTCAATCTTTTACAAAGCACATCGGAGTGCATCCGAGCTCTATAAAAGTTGATGATAAGGATTCAAGTCTTATCATGGTTCATTTTGAATCGCAAAATGAAGCCAATTTATTTCGAAGATTACTGCCGTCCGCAGGAGCTTTAATTCCATTTGTTCCCTCTCAACTTGAGATTTACGGCGGTTCTGATGAGGATTTAAAATCTGTAATTGTCTTAAGGCAAATCGGTTTCAGATTACAAGATCAAGATATCCCAACCCTTTTCAAGTATTCCACAAAGTATGACAAAAACGGGGCTATTAATTCTTTTTATAGAAACATTGTAAATGATCGCGTAAGCACAATCGCTCTCAGTTTTGGCGGCGAAAGTCAAATGGCAAGACGAATTCAAGAACTTCAGAGCTTAAGCGATGAAGAAGCCATCGAAAGCGCCTCTCAAATCGCAAAAGAAATTATTGATGCAGAGCGAGCTCTTGGCAGAAGCGACCCAATATTTAAACGTTGGTTAAAAAGCTTCGGGCTTACCAATGCGGCCTCATCCAAAGAACTTATCACGGGTTTTATTGCAAAATCAGAACTCTTGCAAGGGGCCCTTTCAAGAAAAGAAGAAACTTTAAACAAAGAGTTGAAACAAGCGATCAAAAATGAAGAACTCATTGATGGCTCCATCGAAGATTCTTTAAAAATTACTGCCAATCAGAAAAAAGCGCTTAATGATGCAAATGAAGTCTTAAAAAGAAATTCGGACCTGTTTGCTCAAAATTTAAAGCCTCTAACAGAGACGGAAATTGACTCTTTGTTAAAAGAAAGCATAAAAGCCTCAAAATTAGATGCAAGACAGATAATCTCATTAAAAAACACTAACCCTTTTGTGGAAGCGCTTATTATTGATTGGAGCAACGATAAAATAAGCTTAGAGTTTTATCCTGACATTCAAAAGATCCGGTCTTCCATTCCTTCTTCTGAAGCTGAAAGCTACGTTAAGGATAAAGTAGGTGATTTGATCATCAATGATATTGCAAGAGCCTCTTCCATATCAGATGAATCCATTCAACCAAGCGGAGACACTTTTGCAGTTTCTACGAGTACCCTTACAAGCCCATATGCCCTTTTGGCACTTGATCTTGGCGCTCTTGCAAACAAAATGGGAGATCAATTTTTAAATCAAATTAAATCAGGCTGGTCTCCAACCCATCCCGATCTTACAGATAAAAATTATCCTATCTCTACTTACGAAGAGTATAAAAAACTATCAAAACAAGATCAGAAGCTAGGCCTTCTTGTTTATGTTCCGTCAGTTTCTCAAAACCGATTGCCTGATCTAAAAAAAGGATCAATCTATATTATAGCTAAGGGGCTTGATTCAATAGCATCAACCTATCGAGATAATAGCAAAGCCGAAAATGCAGAGGCTTTCTCAAAAGATGTTAAACAGCTCACTGATATGCTTAAAAGAAGCGGGTTTATCGGTTATCCGGGATCAAGTCTTGGCGGGGATTCCCCTTTTGCTAAAGACTATATCTTTGAGCTTGAAGACTATTACTCAAATTTAGTTAAGGCTACACGCGAAAACTTTACCGTAAAAGGTTCAAAACGTTACGCCGTTTTAGATTTAACTGATGTTGAACAGCGAATCTTAGCTGAAAATAAAATCGAAGATCGCATGCAAGAAGACCTCTTGAAATGGAAAGATGAGTACCAAGCCTCTCTTGTTTCTCAAAACCCGAACGCAAGGCTGCTTGTGCCTCCGCCAACCGAAAACCCTTACTGGCAAAATTTTAAAATCAGTTTGGCGAAATATTTTAGGGGGGATGATCGAAAAATCCTTAAATGGGGTCTTGACCTTTCAGGTGGAAAAACGGTTCGAATCGGCTTAAAAGACTCAAGCGGTCAAACTGTGACCAATCCGGATGACTTAAAGCAAGCCGTCAATGAGCTTTATACCCGTATTAACAAAATGGGAGTCTCTGAAAGAACCATCCGAATTGAGAACAACAATATTATTCTTGATTTTCCAAGCTCCCAAGGTCTTTCGGCTGCTGAATTGATTAAAGCTTCCGCTATGCATTTTCACATTGTCAATGAGAAATTCTCAACCACCAATCCTGAAATGCGAGAAGCCATTTCTACTTTCTTGCAGCAAGTTTGGAATGAAGCGGTAGTGACGAATAGAAAAGATATTGAAAGCATTAATGAGATCGCATGGAAACACCTTGGCGGCGATGAAATCACAGATACCATTCAACCAAGAGGGGAAAATGCGAAATTCCTTTTTGAAAATGGTCTTAGGCTTGCAAATTTAAGAACGCAACCTTTAAGCCACGCTTTTGATGATACTTTATCTTCTATCGGCATGATTAAAGGAGATGATTTCTCTGATTGGTTCGGTCAAACCAACCCTCTTATGGTTGTGTTCCATAATTACGCACTTGAAGGAGCGAGCTTAACAGATGTTCAAGTCGGCTACGATCCTAAAGACGGTAATGCTCTTTCTTTCCAAGTTAAAGGATCTTATGATAATGCCGAAGGAAATCCAAGAACTGACTTCTATGCTTGGACCTCCCAATTTTCTCAAGACCAGATAAGAGGCACGCCAAAAGCTTCCTATACAAGAGGTGAAGGCTGGAGAATGGCCGTTATCTTAAATGGCCGCATCATCAGCATGCCCTCTTTAAAAGCTGCTCTTCGCGATGGCGGTTCTATTAGCGGAAGGTTTTCTCAAAGAGAGATTGATCAACTTGCAGCTGATTTAAAAGCAGGCTCATTATCCTTTACTCCAAGAATATTGTCCGAGCAAAACGTCAGCCCGGAACTTGGAAAAGAAGAGAGGACAAAAGGAATTTTTGCTTCCATCATTGCTATCTGCCTTGTGGTTGCACTGATGTGCGGCTATTATCGATTTGCCGGACTTGTAGCCTGTATTGCGGTCTTTTTCAATATTCTAATTATGTGGGGAGTGCTCCAAAATTTAGGAGCCGCTTTAACCCTTCCCGGAATTGCGGGTATCGTATTAACTATCGGTATGGCAGTTGATGCAAACGTTCTCGTATTTGAAAGATATAAGGAAGAATATAAAATTTCCGGAAGAGTCGGACCGGCAATCCAAGCCGCCTATAGTAAAGCTTTTAGCGCCATTGTGGACTCAAACGTCACTACAATCATCGCAGCTTTGATCTTGCTTCAATTTGATTCAGGTCCAATCAAAGGATTCGCTGTTACCTTGATAATCGGTATCATCTCGTCCATGTTTACCGCCTTATTTATGACTCGATACTTTTTTACCGGCTGGGTTAAGAGAAATAAAGATAAGCCTTTAAATATGTCTGATTGGATTGGCAAAACCAACTTCAACTTCTTGGCACAAACCAAAAAAGCAGTTATTACAACCTTTATAGTGCTTCTTTTAGGGTCTTATTTCTTTATATCACAAAGAAATAACATCTTCGGAATGGATTTCCTCGGCGGTTATGCGCTGACTGTGGAGCTTAAAGAAGATCCGGCTATCGATTCTTATCGTCTTGATGCAAAAGAAGCTTTAGTAAACGCAGGGTTGCAAAGCAATGAAGTGGATGTAAGACAACTTTCAAGACCTAACCAATTGAAAATAGAATTGAGTACAGCCCTTGAAGAACCGGGTAGAGTTTTCCATGGTATGCCGGAAACAATAGAAAACCCGGGGTCTGCGTATCTCTTCGAGCACAACCCTCGCTTGACTTGGATTGTTGAAGCATTAAATAAGGCAGGCTTAAGCATCCCGGATAGCCAATTAAAACAGTTGGATTCTAACTGGACTGTCATGAGCGGACAATTTTCGGATGCCATGAGAAATAATGCCATTATAGCTCTATTCTTAGCGTTAGTAAGCATCTTAATTTACATCACGCTTCGATTCGAGTTTAAATACGCCATTAGTGCGGTCATCGGCCTTGCGCATGATGTTCTCATTACACTTGGCATTATAGCTTTATTTAATAAGCTCGGATTCCCGGTTCAAATAAACTTGGAAATTGTCGGAGCTATTATGACCATCATCGGCTACTCATTAAACGACACCATTATCATTTTTGACAGAATTCGAGAAGAGCTTAAGCTCCATCGCAAATGGAAATTTGAGGACGTTGTCAACTATGCGTTGAACATCACATTAAGCAGAACGATGATGACCTCAGGTTCTACCTTGCTTGTGCTTTTAGCCTTAGTTCTCTTTGGCGGACAGTCCATATTCGGATTTGCTCTTGTCATGACAATTGGTGTAATTGTCGGAACCCTATCTTCACTATTTATAGCAGCTCCTGTACTGATCTATTTCCATAACCGGGAAGAGCATCAAACAGAAGATAAGTCGGCATTGAAACCGACTTAG
- the recJ gene encoding single-stranded-DNA-specific exonuclease RecJ, which yields MLSWYNHADSPIWVPPKEDPDLKESIIKEFKIHPVTAQVLVSRGFNNIEQIHKYLYAKLPDLYDPYLMAQMPQAVKRVVKAIENKENILIYGDNDVDGMTGTALLVEFLRFLGANVFFYVSNRGTLRQSLIVEALDYALRNQCKLLITVDCGITAANEIAKVVEHNVDVIITDHHVPTDTIPNCIATLNPKLLGNTYPNADLTGVGVAFKLAHGITNTLVQEGKIPPRKVDLKRYLDLVALGTISDMGSLLGENRILVRYGLIQLSKGKRVGLSKLISISDPDVDLSDLTSFTIASKVAPRLNSLGRIDDPTKGVQLLLIRNTAMAEKMAIELDLNNIERQKIERAVSLDVETMIAQTPNMLQDKAIILASDKWHPGVIAIVSTRISKYYHRPTVMIAIENGVGKGSIRSIPEFPLLSVLKNSSDILLNFGGHDFAAGLTIKPENIEEFKSRFIEEANITLKNHDVMTKLYLDAEINFEELTFDFMESLKLLEPYGNENPQPILFCKAKQAWPPKVVGRSHLKLYLQQGPRMLEGIAFGKAGESPNLRRKNLSLLVSFIPVVNTHLGQCIQLQVRDFKVSKEEEVPLEENTVTSIKAAPKGSKIQSTHDGFVDLPIDF from the coding sequence ATGCTTTCTTGGTACAATCATGCAGACTCGCCCATCTGGGTCCCTCCTAAAGAGGATCCCGATTTGAAAGAAAGCATCATTAAAGAATTCAAAATCCATCCTGTGACAGCGCAAGTGCTTGTCTCGAGAGGTTTTAACAATATCGAGCAAATCCATAAATATTTGTATGCAAAACTTCCAGATCTTTACGATCCTTACCTCATGGCGCAGATGCCCCAAGCGGTCAAACGCGTTGTAAAAGCCATAGAAAATAAAGAAAATATTCTGATCTATGGCGACAACGATGTCGATGGGATGACAGGAACTGCTCTTTTAGTTGAATTCTTACGATTTTTAGGCGCAAATGTCTTTTTTTATGTCTCAAACCGAGGCACTCTAAGGCAAAGCCTAATTGTCGAAGCCTTGGATTACGCTTTAAGGAATCAGTGCAAGCTTCTTATTACAGTCGATTGCGGAATCACAGCCGCTAATGAAATCGCTAAAGTTGTCGAACATAATGTCGATGTCATTATAACAGATCACCATGTTCCAACCGATACTATCCCCAATTGCATTGCAACGCTCAACCCTAAATTATTGGGCAACACCTATCCAAATGCCGATCTAACAGGAGTTGGAGTCGCTTTTAAGCTTGCGCATGGCATTACCAACACTCTTGTTCAAGAAGGCAAAATCCCTCCCCGAAAAGTCGACCTCAAGCGTTATCTTGATCTTGTAGCTTTAGGCACTATTTCCGATATGGGTTCTCTTCTTGGAGAAAACCGTATTTTGGTCCGCTACGGTCTAATACAACTTTCAAAAGGAAAAAGAGTCGGCTTAAGCAAATTGATCTCCATTTCAGATCCTGATGTGGATTTAAGTGATCTCACCTCTTTTACAATTGCATCTAAAGTGGCCCCAAGACTAAATAGTCTTGGCAGAATCGATGACCCCACGAAAGGAGTCCAACTTCTTCTTATTAGAAACACCGCCATGGCCGAAAAAATGGCTATAGAGCTTGATCTAAACAATATCGAAAGACAAAAAATCGAAAGGGCCGTTTCATTAGATGTTGAAACGATGATCGCTCAAACCCCTAATATGCTTCAGGATAAAGCCATTATACTAGCTTCTGACAAATGGCACCCTGGAGTTATTGCAATAGTTTCAACTAGAATTTCAAAGTATTATCATAGACCGACTGTGATGATTGCGATTGAAAATGGGGTGGGAAAGGGTTCTATCAGATCCATCCCTGAGTTTCCCCTGCTTTCAGTCTTAAAAAACAGCTCGGATATACTTCTTAACTTCGGCGGCCATGATTTTGCAGCCGGATTGACAATAAAACCTGAAAATATAGAAGAGTTTAAATCCCGTTTCATTGAAGAAGCCAATATCACACTAAAAAATCATGATGTGATGACAAAGCTTTACTTAGACGCTGAAATTAATTTTGAAGAACTGACTTTTGATTTCATGGAATCGCTTAAACTGCTTGAGCCTTATGGAAATGAAAACCCGCAACCTATTCTTTTTTGCAAGGCAAAGCAAGCTTGGCCGCCAAAAGTCGTTGGCAGATCTCATTTGAAGCTTTATTTGCAGCAAGGTCCCCGAATGCTTGAAGGAATAGCGTTTGGAAAAGCAGGAGAAAGCCCCAACTTAAGACGAAAAAATTTGAGCCTTTTAGTTTCTTTTATCCCTGTAGTCAACACGCACCTTGGTCAATGCATACAATTGCAAGTTCGAGACTTCAAAGTTTCCAAAGAAGAAGAAGTTCCTCTTGAAGAAAATACTGTTACCTCTATAAAAGCTGCCCCAAAAGGATCCAAAATCCAATCAACTCACGATGGGTTTGTCGATCTTCCGATTGATTTTTAA